taatttaataatttaataatttaatttaataatttaataatttaataatttaataatttaataatttaataatttaataatttaataatttaataatttaataatttaataatttaataatttaataatttaataatttaataatttaataatttaataatagcaGACTTTTCCTGCCAATCCTGTAATtcaaatagaagagaatatctgCGGCTCAGAGTCGAAcagttggtgctctctgagctggttgtttgcttgcagatgtttcattacccaactaggtgacATCATCCATGTGAATACATGTGGGGTTTGCTCCCTGTTTTCATAATAGTAGCTTGCCCTACCAGTTTTGGTGGGGATGTAGTTTTCTCTTAATCAAAGAGCTTCCAAGGAGAATGaatgtaatgaaatatctgcaagcaaacagccCCGGTTTGAGAGCACCAGGGACTCTACTTCCCTATAATTTGAAACAATTAAGGAGGTGCATCTTCAGGGCTTTTCTAATCCCCAGATGCTGCAGTTTTCCAGATTCTTTTCAAAAAGCTTGAAAAGCAAAGTGTAACAATAAAGACAATGGAAAAATAAAGTTATTAGACAACATGTGGCATTGCTAGAGTTTCCAAAGATGGGTGCCATTGAaccgtgatggcgaaactatagcacgcatgccacagcctgtatgcagagccctctctgcaggcacatgAGCCATGGCCCAGCTCAGCTACTCATCATCACTAATGTTTTAGTTctactgttttgttattgttatttttgttttgtcaagcctATATCTGACTTCATGTTTCACAGAGTTAGGGAACTGGATAATGAAAAACTAACTACAGTGCAGTTCAAATATGGTCTTGAGAAATATCTCAGCTGCTGTTGACTCGTTTCATTTTTAGATTTGGCAGGGAGTGTTTTGGCCAGAATATGGAACAGGACATGTCCAGATAAAGGAGATAGCATCCTTTGGTTTGGTCCTGAAATATTTCCATTCTAGAATAAATGCATTGCCATTTCAAGGTCTAATGAACATTGCAGAATGAAGGCAGTAGTGCAAGTTCTGTTCATTATTCGAGGCGAGAACATTTCCCAtaaatttccttcttttttcttccctcctggaTTTGAAGTGGTTGTGCAATGTTCTGTAAATAAAAGTATTTCTGAATGCAAACTCAGAACCCAGTCAAAGAAACGTATTTCCAGATATGAGTTCTTGGTTGCTAAAGATATATTAAAGGGGTATATGGGAATTCCTGTTACGTTTAGCCCCTTAAATGggcttatttttttcttatttttttctttcattgcatAGTGATATGCAATGCAAGCTCACTTTTTTCTTTTGATGGTCCTAGTAACTTCGATAGCATCTGAGATAGTTATTTTGCCACTCAAGAGTTATTCGAACTGTGATATGAgggccatataaatttgataaatacatCCAGAGATACATCCAAGGCTTTGATAGCAAATATCCAGGCATGTCTGGAATCCCCTGCTCAATTGACTGAATGCAATTGCAAAACAATAATCAAAACAACAGGTTCTACTTAAATACAGCATAACTCAGTTTATCCAAAATATAAGAAAGTGAAAAAGCAAGTTATTCATGAGATGCCTAATGATTCTGCTACTCTTACTGATCAGATAGTAGGTCATGCTGGTCAAGATAAGGTGGCACCTGTACATTATATCTTTTCCTAAATTATTTTCTCAAGAGATAAGTCCAAACATGAGGCCAGAAGCTGTTACAGTAATTCAGCTGTCTCACTAAAAGCTGAATCTTCAAGCATTCCTGTACAGTACAAGAAGGCTAAAAATTGAGGGAGCTGCATATTCCAACAAGGCCTGCTCGTTCTGACAAATATTGTTTGGATTTCTGAGAAGGGCTAATACTTCAGCcctaataaataacaattttcCTTTTATTCTTGTTCTTGGTCCAAGAATTGAAGAGTACCAATAAGAACTTAAATATACCAGATTGGTCCTTTCAGCTTTTAAGGGCAAAGTGTGGAATTAGCACACTGTAATTAATGTGGAACTAGGGAATGGTAAATATATGATACAGAATCTTTTTTTTTGAAAGTCGGAACAAAGCTAACTCCTATCGTGATTTTTCCAAATGAAACTCCACAATAGGATAACTtcacttagggcagtgatggcgaaccttttttgtctcaggtgccaaaagggagcCTGCCGTGTATGCACCCCCATGTATGCTCACAACCCCTGCGCTGCctcccctgcgcatgcgcacaggcatcactgaagtctccagactcctggagccaaaggacatcgcaaaatggccaaacaggccaaccggaagtttgtttagttcatttctgaactgccAGTTGGCCGGTTGGCCCGTTTTTCGCTGTTACCAGGGGAGAGCAAAAAGGACCGAAAAAAgtccaaaagtcagctggccaggaCGCACATGTGCTGGATCTGATGTAGAGCAATGCCTCGCATGCcttcagatatgactccatgtgttacaggttcaccatcactgacttagtgGGACAATTGAAGTAATTGATCCATACCAattagagaagaaaaggaggcgtTTCCCAGAGACTGAAGACTTTCCTAAACTATTTAAGCAGTTTTCCATTAGCCTTTTTGATAAAGGAAAGCAAAATGTATGGACACAtacaacactctgcagtctgcattggttgccgatcagtttccggtcacaattcaaagtgttggttatgacctataaaggcaccgggccagattatctcagggcccgccttctgccgcacgaatcccagcgaccagttaggtgagtgggccttctccgggtcccgtcaactaaacaatgtcggttggcggggcccaggggaagagccttctctgtggcgaccccgaccctctggacccaactccccccagagattagaatagcccacaccctccttgcctttcgtaagctcctcaaaacccacctctaccgtcaggcatgggggaattaagataatctttccccctaggcttctacaatttatgcatggtatgtttgtatgtatgattggttttataacaagggtttttagctgttgtagtattgaaTTTTTATATTCtggttttttgtcactgttgtgccccgagtccacggagaggggcggcatacaaatccaataaataataatagtaataataataataataataataataataatggacatATAATAATTGTTAGCTTTAGAAATTCATCCTATGAATCATTACCTGAGTTCTTGAAATGAATTGGTTTTGTATATGTTTGGGAGAGAAGGGGTTATGTTCTTCCttcagagcaggggtgtcaaactcgcggcaTCACATCATGTGACGTGTTGTGTTGTCATgatgtttctttccttttttaaaccagtgtgggcgtggccagcgtgaCGCATCTAGCCtgcaggctgtgagtttgaccccCCTGCTTCAGAGCATTTGTTGAGGTGGGACATTCAAAGTAGCAAGTAGAACTAAATGACCACTTTTCTGTCTTAGAGGTGTGAAAGAGAAAACCAAAACACCAGGAGTGGAAAACAAAGGATCCCAGCCAGCTCCAATCCAGCATTCATTTCTCACAGATGTATCAGATGTTCAAGAAATGGAGAAAGGACTTCTGAGTCTTCTGAATGACTTCCATTCTGGAAAACTGCAAGCGTTTGGTATTTTCATTCTGACTGTTCCTCTAGATAAATTACATGTTGAAATGCTCATGTGACCACTGTTGGAAAAAGTGGGACATTGAAAGCAACTGCATGATTTGCTGCAGTCATACAAATTGGGAAATGTTTcattaaacttatttttttcaAGCCAGAACAAGTTGCTTAGATCAAGGTACTGTTGCTATTATGGCACTACTTAATGGATTTATGTAACAGTTTTCTACTGTGGTGAATGCTCAAGATAAttctaaaaaagtttttaaaagataaaaatcaACACTAAAATAAACAGTAACATTTAACAATTCCGAGCCTGGCCACCCTATTTTGTAttccatttttaatatatttgctaTCCAAACTCTTTCTTCagaatgtatatttttaaaggagGAGTAGAGTTGTAAGAgaatgagattttttaaaataagttaacATTCAGACTAAATTGTCCATTGTGGCTGTGGCTTCACCTGTTAAGACTAGAAAGTAGGGTATGTAACATTTCAGCATACTATACTCACAGGCCTACATCCTTGTTAGCTGTGTAAGTGATCATAATACATACCGGTACTTAAATTAACTGCTCAGAGCCTTCTGAGCCATAAGATGAGCAGCACattttgttaaataaaataaattaattaatttatcctCCCAACGAGACACAAATTTTATTTGCCAAGCATGAGGAGAAGAATCTGAGTCTTGCCCATTAGTTATGAATTACAGCTAGATATTTGAATTTTTACGTTATTTTCTCTCTTTGATTTCTTTCTTCTTCAGAAAGATTGTGAAAGCTGAAACAAAttggaagaaataaaacaattccaatgAAATGTTCTTTAGAATAATGAACACAATGTGACAAAACGCTGTTGTTTTATTTCTCCCAAATGAAACATGGGAGATGGTCTGATTATGGCTAAACAATGCGTAGAGGCATGcttgtagatcagtggttctcaacctttctaatgtcatgGCCCCTTAATAaagctcctcatgttgtggtgacccccaatcataagcctagcgccaattctcccaacagagctttaagctgattggaaggaaggtcagagggacacccccactgtaaaccccTGATTgctcggattgtaaaaatatactccaaagcgccagaatagaagatatagttcctaacaccaagggaaatttgtcttttctcatggtcataGGCGACCCCTGcaaaacggtcattcgacccccaaacgggtcccgacccacaggttgagaaccactgttgtagATTCTCTTGCAATTCATAAAACCCAGTGTGTTTTTCTGGTATAatgcctacatggcattggaccagattacttatgggaccgccacagaagtcccagcaaccggtcagttcccacagagtcggccttttccaggtcccatcaactaggcaatgtcatttggtggggcctaggggaagagccttctctgtgggggctccagccctctggaatcagctccccctaaagattcatactgcccccaccctccttgcctttcgcaagagtctaaagactcatttgtgctgtcaggcttggggctattaattacttgccccctggctgatgaagaaaatatatgtttgttgtgtgaatgggagtgattgatttttaacaagtttgggttttagattagttaattttatagttaattggatttaagatgttttcagtgttttttttaatatgctgtgagccgccccgagtcctcatataaatccaataaataaataaaatcaataaataatgctgAAACTGGAGGGAGGCGTTTGAACCCAGGAAAAGATATCCCTGCTTTAAAAGATTGGCAGAGAGCTGACTTGTAAGCATTGCTTGCACTGTCCAAAGCATTTTCCCCCCTTTGTTCACAGCCCTACTTTCTGTTGACTTGTAATAAGTAGGCTTTTATCTAGGGCAACAGAATACTGCAATTACTGAATGTGGAGGACAAGCAATGAGTACAGCTCAAAGGCAGCAGTGAGCtgcttttctatttctatttcgaGCAAGGAAGAAGATTCAAGGCTTGATTTGCTTGTGGAATTGTCTATTCCTAGCCTTAAGTAAGCCTCACAGGATAGAAGAAACACCCAGAAATAAAATGTTACTAAAGCAGGGCTTCTCAGGCTTGGATAAATTACTCAGGCTCTTTGGATAATGACACAcaaattccatcgggagcaaaacaggcctgcagcaggtggatgtttcccccacatccacctgcacattccttggggcaggagctgggccagagctaaccacaacacaaatctATTACCGAATCCTCTCAGAGACATTGAAATTGAAGTATTTTACCTACAGTGGGTAAAAGGGGCCCTTCTGATAAGCGGTAATGAAGGAAAACATTTTGAAGCAATGGATTAAAGTATAggatcattctttgtcaagtggaccagatgTCCTCACTCGatcaccttcaatttcaatgaaactttgcacatatacagtagtacctctagatacgagctgctctacatgcgagtatttcaagatacgagccacgaggggagagacatttctgttctagttccgagctcaaattcgggatacgagccgagcgtccactaggtggcgcaagaatccttgcttttggttatctctgaggggggaaaagttatttgttccagatacgagttgcctcgagatacaagctcccttatggaacgaattatgctcgtatctaggggtactactgtatttattattattttattttatttattatttagatttgtatgccgcccctctccgcagactcggggcggctcacaagatacagcaatcatgacaaatccaaataatttaaaatatttaagaagatttaaaaagaaccccgtttactaacaaacacacacacaaacataccatgtataaattgaacatgcccgggggaggtgtttcagttcccccatgcctgatggcagaggtgggttttaaggagtttacggaaggcagggagagtaggggcagttctaatctccgggggagttggtatTCCTTATGGTTTAAAACTGAAGTGCACAAAATTTTAGGTCCATATTCCAAACATTCAAGATTTCAGAGTCCTTTAAGTACAGGGTGATCAAATGTCGCGTGAGCTCCACAAAGTTTTGTGGTCGAgtggggaagattctgaaaattggtccatTTGACAAAAAATGACCCTATAGTTTTTCCATTTCATAAGCATACCAAACATGATACGTGAGTCAAGCTATGCAGATTACACTGTATTTCTGAAAAATAGTAAAATGAACCTATACCACTAAGGGTGTGAAAAATGAATATGGTACGACTTCGTCACCAGTGGTCTATACTGCTGCACAGGTTTACATGGGACTGCCTCTGAACTTCTTTTTGTTGACTCACTATGTGGCAGCCCAAGTGCTAGCTGTGACGTGCTGACATGAATCCATGACAACTGTACCTTTCAATGGCTCTTGTTGATTTCTAATGCTGCTTTTCAATTCAAATGCTGCTTTTAGCTTTTAAAGCCTTACGTGGCTTAGCATGAAGGTACTTTCAGGACTACCTTATCTAACTAGTCTTGACCCATATGTCGCAGTAGAACCTGCTGATGGTCACTCTGCAAAGTTAACAGCAGgggtttccaaacttggcaactttaagtcttgtggactccaactcccagaattctccagccagttatacTGTGctaggctggctggagaattctgggagttgaagtccacaagtcttaaagttgccatgtttgaagacctctggttaaCAGGGTTGGAGACTCATAGGTTGCTTGCCCTTTGGTGTGCCTGCGTTCTGGAAGAGCCTTTTCCTGGAAATTGTATTccccccctcccacacacacactcacacttcTGATTTTCTGTAAACCATTAAAGTGGAGCTTTACAGAGAGCTTTTGAGATTTGAGGTGGTGTCGTAAACTTCCCTTAGGGTTGGCTGactatttgtaatttattttctctctctctgtttcttttattGTGCAAGTTTTACAATATTACACTGATGGAAAGGATAAACTAACAAGAGTTTTCTTGAATGTGGTGaggtaaatccaataaatcacaTTTATTCATCACCCCCACAAAGCCACTTTAAAAATGATATGTGGCTTCAAAGTCTCTGGAGATGTCACATCTTTAGCTTGGGGTCGCCTAAGCAGAAAACCATCTGCAAGATTTATGGAAGGACAGGTTCAGGGAGAATTACTATGAAGAAGAACTAAATTACGGGGTTATCAGATCTTCAAAGGGGAACATTGCTTCTCCGCTGTTTCAAGCGAAGTGCTCTTTTGAAGCTGGTTTGTGAAGTCATGTTGCCCTTCGGTTCTGAAGAGCCAAAACCTGGCGTGATGTTGCACTTTGATCATTTTCTTAAGCCTCCTGTGGCAGTTTTGATCTGTCTGTTAGCATGGTGGAAAGTTAATGCTTTTAATTATTATCAAATCTTTGGCTTAATGCTCTTTTATACCTTTGTTTACTTCAGGAAATGAATGTTCTATTGAACAAATGGAACATGTAAGAGAAATGCAAGAGAAGTTGGCCCGCTTGAACTTGGAGCTTTACGGAGAGTTGGAAGAACTCCCTGAAGATAAAAGGAAATCAGCTAGCGACTCCAATCTGGATAGGTTGTTGTCGGATGTAAGTATAGCCAGGGCGCAGGGAATTTATAATAGAGTCTcgcaaaaaggttttttttccaaacgtCTCAAGCATgtttttccaaaaagcaactaggctttgtttttccttgaagatggttTGGTTCTTTAGCTCTGTTTGTTTCAAACAATTATGAGCACGAGATTTTTAAAGAGTGGTCCATTTTAACAGCAAAACTCTTTCACAGTGCTCAAAACACCCTGCCTTGCCTTCAAGCCTGTACTTTTGTGAAATTTTACAttcaaaattgtgcaaaatgaagTATTTTGCATGCTCTCTAAATTGATAGCAGAGGTGCCAAAATTCTCCTGACTTCAGGTCTGGTTTTTGCCCTTCAAAACTatgtggctttgttatttttgtgGTTTGCATAATAACAAAATTACATTGTTCAAACTATAATCTTTTCCTTCATTAGTGAGGGTGCACTGACAATGGGACATTTTCCCAATATTATACCACCCTCTATTGATAAAGAAAAAACACTGCAGCCTTCCTTTTTTCAAAacagaaaaatacatttaaaagggaAATTATCATTCCATTTTTTGGTCTCCTCATCCTTCTCTAAAACTATATTAATATCATTAAATTTTCATAAATTTCAGCATTATAATCTCTGGAAGCAACAAAAAGAGGTATTGATAGGCTTCAGATATTTGTTTTGCATTCTGTCTTTACGgcattcccaaccttggcaacttgaagatatctggacttcaagtcccagaattccccagccagcattcgctggctggggaattctgggagttgaagtccaaatatcttcaagttgccaaggttgggaaacattgctttacGATATCATTACATTTGTATTTAGATATTTGGTAAAGGATGAAAGTTGAATCTAATGTGGATTGCAAGATTTCTTGaattaacaaaaatatttaattagCGGGCCACTGTTGTTTCCCAAAGTAGAAGCCTCATGCAGAAAAGGCAaattcagtttatttttcactcattgataaaaaaaaataatattctggAGAGTTTGGACACCATGCAGAACAGTGTGGGAACATTGCTGTGGGAAATGGACATCCCATTCTTTCCTCAGTTGGGGTTCCAGTAGATCTCAGTCTCTTTTCTAAATAATTGAGCCTTACTGACAAATTATCTGGACAATTAATAAGTGCAACTTTTTGTATTTCTACTGTAGCTGGAAGAACTGAATTCTTCTATGTATCCTTTTTGTGAAATGTCCAGTCTTAACCAAATTGCTGTTGAAACACAATAGTTCATCTCATACAAAGGGTAAAATTAAGTGCCTGTGAGGCAACTGCACCTCAGTCTAAGAACAGTTTGATCTGTTTTGTCGTTTGAAGCCTGCAGCCAAGAAACATTCAACATTTCTTCATGATTTACAAGTTATTTTAAATAGCATGCAACTCACATTTCCCTCCTTTTTTGttcattccatttcttttcacTTCCGTGTATTTGCACATCTCCAAATTTACCTGGTTACTTTTACTTTCTGCTCAATTTTTGAAAagagcagtacagtggtacctcatcttacgaacgcct
This genomic window from Erythrolamprus reginae isolate rEryReg1 chromosome 1, rEryReg1.hap1, whole genome shotgun sequence contains:
- the CCDC28A gene encoding coiled-coil domain-containing protein 28A — its product is MEEKKNKRRSPKSSMTHVSQVHNKKNTLPSSKSIAFTNSSSQVHLQRPKLKRGVKEKTKTPGVENKGSQPAPIQHSFLTDVSDVQEMEKGLLSLLNDFHSGKLQAFGNECSIEQMEHVREMQEKLARLNLELYGELEELPEDKRKSASDSNLDRLLSDLEELNSSIQKLHLADVQDLPNTSRS